From the Chloroflexia bacterium SDU3-3 genome, the window TCGTGCGGTCAGCGGAGAGGCGGCTGGCCCCGCCGCCCAGGGTGCCAAACCAGTAGTTGCCTGCGCTGTCGATGCTAATGCTCTGCACGAAATCGCTGCTCAGGCCGCTGTTGGCGCTGGTGTAGCTGGCCCACTGCTGGTTGGCGGCATCCAGCACCAGCACGCCCGAGCCATCGGTGGCAAACCACTTGTTGCCCGCCGCATCGACCGCGATATCCACAATGGCCTTGTTGGCCACCTGCGCGCTGGGGTCGACCGGGCTGGCGATGCTGGCCGTGGGGCGGTAGATCTGCCACGCCCCGCCGACCAGATGCGCAACCCCGTACCCGATGGTGCCGACCCACGGGCTGCCGTCGCGATCCAGCGCGATGGCGTAGATGTCGTCGCTGGGCAGGCCCGAGCTGGCGGCGGTGTAGGTGGTGGTGGTGGTGGTGGCGGTGCCGCTGATCACGCTGGTGACGCCGCCGCCGTGGGTGGCGATCCACAGGTCGCCGTCGCGGGCGGCCAGATCCCAGGGCCGCGCCGCGCCGAGATTGGGCGGCGTGCTGGGCAGCACCGCGCCATTCGCGCCGATGTGGCTGATGCTGCCATCGTGCGCCGCCACCCACAGGCTGCCATCGCCCGCCGGGGCCATGGCCAAGATGTCGTCGCCGAGCAGGCCGGAGCCGCTGGTGTAGGCCACCTCGGCACCCGTCTCGCGCTGCCAGGCGCGCAGGCCGCCCTTGTAGTGGCCGCTCCACACGTGCCCGGCGGCGTAGGCCACGCGCTGCACCGGCGCGTCGGTCTCCCACACGATCCAGCCGTCGGCGGCGGGCTGGGCCTGGGCGGCGCCGACCGCCAGCAGGGCGCACAGCCCCGCCGTGGCGAGGCGCAGGCTCCGGGGGTGTTGTATCTGTGGCATACCAGATTACCCTTCAGACTCTGAGGTTTTTGGCTTGACGCGCCGCCCGCGCGGCTTGGGTACGGGCGGGTGGGTATCGTCGGCGAAGCAGTAGTAGTAGCCATCGTGGCAACCAAACACCAGGTAGCCATCGGCGGCGGCGAGCGCGGTGCGGATCTCCCCACGGGTAGAGTAGACCCACAGCTCCTCGCCAGTACTACGATCAAGGCAGGATAGGCCATAGCTCGATGGCACGTAGAGATATGCGCCGCTCACCAATGGTGGGGCATCGTGACAGCGAAAGGCTCCCCTGCCACGAATAGTATCCCGCTCTCGCTCCCAAATAATCGCACCTGTCGCCGCATCGACACAGCTAATCCCCGCATCAGTGCCCAAATACAGCCGCTGGTCGGCCAAGGTGACGCCTGTATGCGCATTGATGCCCTGGCGCTGGGGGTGATACAGGCTCGATGGGATCGCCCAGCGCACCTGCCCTGTCCCACGATCCAAGGCCAGCAACCGTCCACATTCGAGCGGTACATACACCGTCGTTCCATCCGCCACGATATTCCAACGAGCTTTTTCCCCAGGTTCGAGGGGGGTAGACCAGATCAGCGACCCATCGCTGGTACGCAGAGCTGCCACTTGTTGATCACAGATGCCAAAAATGACACCCTGATCTAGAGCGGGAATAAACGATTTAGACACATAGATCCCTAAATCTGCGCGCCAGCGCATGTGTTGCTGATGGATATCATAGGCATATAAATAAGACCTACGTGGTACATGAGTATCAATGAACGGTGTATGGCTAAGCCAATAGGCTATCCCTTGCTCACATAAGGGCATCATTTCCCGCACATTCTTGGTAGTCACCTGCCAAGCGGGTAGTCCATCGGCTTGATGAAGCGCACCAATCCCATCATCATAAGCAAACATGAGTAGGCCATCGGTAAGATGCAGTATATGTCGAATCCCTGGAAATGGCCCCGTCTCATAGATGAGAGCACCCGTTTCCAACTCCATCGCAATAATCCTATTGGGTGATATATAGACACGCCCATTTTGGATTGCGGCGGTCGCCCAGTTGTAAACGCGGGTGTGGTAGCGCCATACCAAGTGCAGGGGCGGTGCAATCTCGGGAGCAACATGGTTCACAAGATTCATGTCACACATAGATATCAACCCATGGATGAATAATCTTCAGACTCATAATATACCTCATATAATATATCTCTACATTAATGACAGCCAACGATAACTTTTGCCTCTTTAGCAATTACTGGTCCTATATACACAGCTTTATCCCACCCCATAAATCGTATTGTAAATTCTTCAAAGTCATCCTCATCCATAAGTTCAGATTCGACTGCTTTTCTTGCTACATCGCAAAGTAGTTTTACCATCGTCTTATCTTCTTTTGATCGGAATACATACTCATACTTTCTACTACCATATCGAGCTTGTAGTTTATTACCATCTGCATCAACAGCCAACCCTACATACTTCTTAAATTGATCCACAATTTCATTATAATTACGACTAGGTCTTTCCCAGTTTTTCAAATCTATATACCTTCCGTCCTTGGTAATAAAATCCATGCCTTTCGCAAGCACACCATCTGTATTAGGGGCATAATGTTGATATGTATCTATATTATCAACACCTATCACCTCAGTACCATAACGAAGCTCAAAGAATGCTCCGACCTTATTAACATCCTTCTCATCTTTAGCATAGCCAGCTAGGCTTCTAATGAGTTCAGCCATAGAATCACCCGAACTTG encodes:
- a CDS encoding PQQ-binding-like beta-propeller repeat protein; its protein translation is MCDMNLVNHVAPEIAPPLHLVWRYHTRVYNWATAAIQNGRVYISPNRIIAMELETGALIYETGPFPGIRHILHLTDGLLMFAYDDGIGALHQADGLPAWQVTTKNVREMMPLCEQGIAYWLSHTPFIDTHVPRRSYLYAYDIHQQHMRWRADLGIYVSKSFIPALDQGVIFGICDQQVAALRTSDGSLIWSTPLEPGEKARWNIVADGTTVYVPLECGRLLALDRGTGQVRWAIPSSLYHPQRQGINAHTGVTLADQRLYLGTDAGISCVDAATGAIIWERERDTIRGRGAFRCHDAPPLVSGAYLYVPSSYGLSCLDRSTGEELWVYSTRGEIRTALAAADGYLVFGCHDGYYYCFADDTHPPVPKPRGRRVKPKTSESEG